In Candidatus Hydrogenedentota bacterium, one DNA window encodes the following:
- the dinB gene encoding DNA polymerase IV, whose amino-acid sequence MSRRILHIDMDAFFASVEVVRNPALRGKPLIIGGGAKDTRGVVSTASYEARKYGVHSAMPIMEARRLCPHGIFLRGNYAAYQEASEQVGAILETVSPWVEGVSIDEAYIDITGSQKLFGGDDAIAAYLKSRIRGETQLPCTIGIAPNKLAAKVATDAAKPDGYLRIEEGQERAFFHPLPIGRLPGIGPHTEKMLESLGIATIGQLADMPVDRLLRVFGQSGHALQRAAQGVSTSPVEPFSATKSVGRETTFEQDLLDWKQIGRILFSLAERALYALREKQMETRCVTLKVRYSDFSTCTFAKTLPDPTCIDADIHDALRGLIPKAQKNQAPVRLIGITLSSLTHKQHQLPLFGGERSQRWERVLESADHIRDRYGLESLRFARSMD is encoded by the coding sequence ATGAGCCGCCGGATTCTCCATATAGACATGGATGCCTTTTTCGCGTCCGTTGAAGTAGTGCGCAATCCCGCACTGCGCGGGAAGCCGCTGATAATAGGCGGCGGCGCAAAGGATACACGCGGGGTCGTTTCGACGGCATCGTATGAGGCACGAAAATATGGGGTGCATTCGGCGATGCCGATCATGGAGGCCCGCAGACTTTGTCCGCATGGAATATTCCTTCGTGGAAATTACGCGGCCTACCAGGAAGCGTCCGAACAGGTCGGGGCTATCCTGGAGACGGTGTCGCCTTGGGTCGAGGGGGTAAGCATTGACGAGGCCTATATTGACATCACCGGATCGCAGAAATTGTTTGGAGGCGACGACGCGATCGCCGCGTATTTGAAGTCGCGGATCCGCGGGGAAACGCAGCTGCCATGCACCATCGGCATCGCGCCGAACAAACTGGCGGCAAAGGTCGCGACGGATGCGGCCAAGCCCGACGGATATCTCCGCATCGAAGAAGGACAGGAGCGGGCCTTTTTCCACCCGTTGCCCATCGGCAGACTGCCGGGTATCGGGCCGCATACCGAAAAGATGCTCGAATCGCTGGGTATCGCAACCATCGGCCAGTTGGCCGACATGCCGGTGGACCGGCTCCTGCGCGTTTTCGGCCAATCGGGACATGCGCTGCAACGGGCCGCGCAAGGCGTTTCGACATCGCCGGTTGAACCTTTTTCGGCAACGAAATCGGTTGGGCGCGAGACAACATTTGAACAGGATCTGCTCGATTGGAAGCAAATCGGGCGCATCCTGTTTTCCCTTGCAGAACGGGCCTTGTATGCCTTGCGGGAAAAGCAAATGGAAACGCGATGCGTCACGCTCAAGGTCCGTTACAGCGATTTTTCGACCTGTACCTTTGCAAAGACGCTGCCGGATCCCACGTGCATTGACGCGGACATACACGATGCCCTGCGAGGACTCATCCCAAAGGCCCAAAAAAACCAAGCGCCCGTCCGATTGATCGGCATAACGCTTTCGTCGCTCACCCATAAACAACACCAGTTGCCCCTGTTCGGCGGCGAACGCTCTCAGCGCTGGGAACGCGTTCTTGAAAGCGCGGACCACATTCGCGACCGTTACGGGCTTGAATCGCTCCGGTTCGCCCGTTCGATGGATTAG
- a CDS encoding alpha/beta hydrolase, with translation MTKWKKITIAAAAIIAVAFLAIWIGGGAIAAHMVTQPRHRTFEDPETLAGKPVENVAITTEDGIRLSAWHVAHAPDRAVIFLAGIGADRRQFNSRAEYYLSTLGFSVLMPDLRGTGKSGGDLISIGWHERKDLAACRAFLRDRGYRHIGAHGISLGAATICYSLKDSGDLAFAVLESSYDTIDNAIFNRVDLYHVPHFLIFPGRLLLHWRMGASAREMQPLAYMPYCTMPTLVMAGDAEGFLKLSETMDLYNRCAASKKRLHIFKDGHHENFLGRYPDEFKNELKSFIAEVEAEWPSVPSG, from the coding sequence ATGACGAAGTGGAAAAAGATAACGATTGCCGCTGCCGCGATCATCGCCGTGGCGTTTCTTGCCATTTGGATTGGGGGCGGGGCCATCGCCGCCCACATGGTAACCCAACCGCGGCACCGCACCTTCGAGGATCCGGAAACCCTTGCAGGCAAGCCGGTCGAAAATGTGGCCATTACGACCGAAGACGGCATACGGCTGTCTGCGTGGCACGTGGCGCATGCGCCGGATCGCGCGGTCATTTTTCTTGCGGGAATCGGCGCCGACCGGCGGCAGTTCAATTCGCGCGCCGAATACTATCTCTCCACGCTTGGCTTTTCCGTGCTCATGCCGGACCTGCGTGGAACGGGCAAGAGCGGGGGAGACCTCATTTCGATCGGCTGGCACGAACGCAAAGACCTTGCCGCCTGCCGCGCGTTCCTGCGTGATCGCGGCTACCGGCACATCGGCGCACACGGCATCTCGCTGGGCGCGGCCACCATTTGTTATTCACTCAAAGATAGCGGCGACCTCGCTTTTGCCGTTCTGGAATCGAGTTACGACACCATTGACAACGCCATCTTCAACCGGGTGGACCTTTACCATGTTCCCCATTTCCTGATTTTTCCCGGCCGTCTTCTTCTCCATTGGCGCATGGGCGCTTCCGCCCGGGAAATGCAGCCGCTGGCGTACATGCCGTACTGCACGATGCCCACTTTGGTCATGGCCGGCGATGCCGAGGGATTTCTCAAACTCTCCGAAACCATGGATCTTTACAATCGCTGTGCGGCAAGCAAAAAACGGCTGCATATTTTCAAGGACGGCCATCACGAAAATTTCCTGGGGCGCTATCCGGACGAGTTCAAGAACGAACTCAAATCTTTTATCGCGGAAGTCGAAGCCGAATGGCCTTCCGTGCCATCCGGCTAA
- a CDS encoding glycosyltransferase has protein sequence MALGGLSSGGLLRVVFCHYTSDICGGSDRSLFDIVTYLPRDRFAAAVILKTGDPMAVRYRAQNIPVIETMLVPPRKALDPVKLARFFLSYPVSVLHVAWIIRRLKADVVHVNTLYNLVGPVAAKLAGRPLVWHVREMDPDSRVVRLLLRMVARLATRAVAISNAVADSMRACGPRLRTILNGIDLSEYDDMPDGQSLREELGIAPDVPVVTTVGRLEPWKGQHVLVETIPRVLERHPRAKFLIVGGPAVNKPDYEPMLRKRCEELGVSQQVLFTGIRFDIPAVFSASNVLVLPSATPEPFGRTIVEAMAARCPVVATAAGGPLDTVVDGETGHLVPANDPAAMAEKIIAILDNPAGAREMGEKGRARAYECFSLDRLVREMGAIIEEAAASGS, from the coding sequence ATGGCGCTTGGCGGACTATCTTCCGGCGGACTGCTGCGTGTGGTCTTTTGCCATTACACCTCCGATATCTGCGGGGGGTCCGACCGTTCCCTATTCGATATTGTCACATACCTGCCCCGCGACCGTTTTGCCGCCGCCGTCATTCTCAAGACGGGGGATCCGATGGCCGTGCGGTATCGCGCACAAAATATACCCGTGATCGAAACGATGCTCGTGCCCCCGCGCAAGGCGCTCGATCCGGTCAAACTCGCCCGGTTTTTCCTTTCTTATCCCGTGTCGGTCCTGCATGTGGCATGGATCATTCGCCGGTTGAAGGCCGACGTGGTTCATGTAAACACCCTGTACAATCTTGTGGGTCCCGTGGCCGCGAAACTGGCCGGGCGACCCCTCGTGTGGCACGTGCGCGAGATGGACCCGGATTCGCGCGTGGTAAGGCTGTTGTTGCGCATGGTTGCGCGCCTTGCGACACGCGCCGTGGCCATCTCGAACGCCGTGGCGGACTCGATGCGCGCTTGCGGCCCGCGCTTGCGGACGATCCTCAACGGGATTGACCTGTCCGAATACGATGATATGCCCGACGGGCAATCCCTGCGTGAAGAACTTGGAATAGCGCCCGACGTTCCCGTCGTCACAACCGTCGGCCGCCTCGAACCCTGGAAAGGCCAGCACGTGCTGGTCGAAACGATTCCCCGCGTTCTCGAACGTCATCCCCGAGCAAAATTTCTCATTGTGGGCGGTCCCGCCGTCAACAAGCCGGATTACGAACCCATGTTGCGGAAACGATGCGAGGAACTGGGTGTTTCGCAACAGGTCCTTTTCACCGGCATACGTTTCGACATTCCTGCCGTCTTTTCGGCATCGAACGTTTTGGTGCTTCCCTCGGCGACGCCGGAACCGTTCGGCCGCACAATCGTCGAGGCGATGGCCGCCCGTTGTCCGGTCGTGGCGACGGCGGCGGGGGGGCCGCTCGATACCGTCGTGGACGGCGAAACGGGCCATCTCGTGCCAGCCAACGACCCGGCCGCCATGGCCGAAAAGATAATCGCGATTTTGGACAATCCCGCAGGCGCCCGCGAAATGGGCGAGAAAGGCCGCGCGCGCGCATACGAATGTTTTTCGCTGGATCGCTTGGTGCGGGAAATGGGCGCGATCATCGAGGAGGCCGCCGCATCCGGTTCATGA
- a CDS encoding O-antigen ligase family protein has product MPDSAAPTASRIPPMSWPLGVALAVLAATGIGFISLFALAAADGPVWMALFIPFALLGGGALVWNPFYGLCFVAFAIGPLGVVQREFFSITINLPEVIILVLVLKEAFLFVVRGERLSPALPKASLAAYVGASLVGLITAFYLGNSFKQALQDWRQYIEYIVLYLLALHRVHTPRQVKTILFCFMAGMTLVALHGVLQRFTGIGIAGNQLISDQVFHGGIRSGSFYGATPLGGLMVLSVAISVGLVLSSRSHLVRLIGMGCVCVCLAAAVFTSTRASWIAIAFALAWIFFSVRKTWFMIAATVVIGALFSAVFGHLVIQRLGTIEISHRERSLLQRIYYYTAAWHIFREYPVFGLGWGCEFSVQAIVKSRGYVPPPPSMRVIRKPLWIESTVHSAYLQILVRIGAVGLAALLWFLFLWFRVMLRARRLKIFDEPAHNLTTSVTAALLGYLLHSAFENFFQWPVMAQSFWLLLALSTLMAAQADRAVENSLAPVPEEG; this is encoded by the coding sequence ATGCCGGACAGCGCGGCGCCAACGGCTTCCCGCATTCCGCCGATGTCGTGGCCTTTGGGCGTGGCGCTAGCCGTTCTGGCGGCCACGGGGATAGGTTTCATTTCCCTTTTCGCGCTGGCGGCGGCCGATGGCCCCGTTTGGATGGCGCTCTTTATTCCATTTGCGTTGCTTGGCGGGGGCGCCCTGGTCTGGAATCCATTTTATGGACTGTGTTTCGTGGCGTTCGCGATCGGTCCGCTTGGCGTGGTCCAACGTGAATTTTTCTCGATCACGATCAATCTGCCCGAAGTCATAATCCTCGTGCTGGTCTTGAAAGAGGCTTTCCTGTTTGTTGTGCGGGGCGAACGTCTGTCCCCGGCGTTGCCCAAGGCGAGCCTTGCGGCGTATGTGGGCGCATCGCTTGTCGGACTGATTACAGCCTTTTATCTGGGCAATTCGTTCAAACAGGCGTTGCAGGACTGGCGGCAGTACATCGAATATATCGTCCTGTATCTGCTGGCCCTGCATCGGGTGCATACCCCCCGGCAAGTCAAGACGATCCTGTTCTGTTTCATGGCGGGCATGACTCTGGTTGCCCTTCATGGCGTGCTTCAACGATTTACCGGCATTGGCATTGCGGGCAATCAGTTGATTTCGGACCAGGTTTTCCATGGCGGCATTCGTAGTGGCTCTTTTTACGGAGCCACTCCACTGGGCGGTTTGATGGTGTTGTCCGTCGCGATTTCCGTGGGCTTGGTGTTGTCCAGCCGATCCCATCTCGTCAGACTGATAGGAATGGGTTGTGTGTGCGTGTGTCTGGCCGCGGCGGTCTTTACCAGCACCCGCGCGTCATGGATTGCGATTGCCTTCGCGCTGGCGTGGATCTTTTTCTCCGTCCGGAAGACCTGGTTCATGATAGCCGCCACGGTCGTAATCGGCGCGCTGTTTTCGGCGGTTTTCGGTCATCTCGTCATTCAACGGCTTGGCACGATCGAAATCTCGCACCGGGAAAGGTCGCTGCTCCAACGAATCTATTATTATACCGCCGCATGGCACATATTCCGTGAATATCCGGTGTTTGGACTGGGTTGGGGTTGCGAATTCAGCGTACAGGCCATCGTGAAGAGCCGCGGCTACGTGCCGCCGCCGCCCAGCATGCGCGTCATCCGGAAACCGCTCTGGATTGAATCAACCGTCCACAGCGCTTATTTGCAGATTTTGGTCCGCATCGGCGCCGTCGGTCTTGCTGCGCTGCTGTGGTTTCTGTTCCTCTGGTTTCGGGTCATGCTTCGGGCGCGCCGTCTTAAAATTTTCGATGAACCGGCCCACAATCTCACAACCAGTGTGACCGCGGCGCTGCTCGGCTACCTCCTGCATTCGGCCTTTGAAAACTTTTTCCAGTGGCCCGTGATGGCGCAATCGTTCTGGCTGCTGTTGGCGCTTTCAACGCTGATGGCGGCCCAGGCGGATCGAGCGGTCGAAAACTCCTTGGCGCCGGTTCCGGAGGAGGGCTGA